Sequence from the Streptomyces sp. R33 genome:
GCGCCGATGGGGGCGAGCCGGGTGGCGGCGATGTCGAAATGGCAGAAGGCGAGGGCGGGCGAGGTGGCCTGGGCGCGGAAGAACTCCGCGAGGGCGGGGCCGCGGAAGTGGTGCAGGACGCCGGTGGAGACGTAGACGGTGGCGGCTTCCGGCAGGTCGAAGGCGTTGCCGTGGACGAATCGGCAGTCGAGCTCTTCGGCGCGGGCCAGCCGCTCGGCCTCGCCGACCAGCGCCGCGTCGAGGTCGACGCCGACGAGTTCGACGCCCGGGCCGAGGGCGCCGGTGGCTGCGAGCCAGCGGACGAGGTAGCCGAGGCCGGAGCCGATGTCGACCAGGCGCAGCGGCTCGGCGGGCCCGCGCTGCCCGGCGGTGGCGCGCAGGGCGGCGAAGAGGGGGCGGAGTACGTGGACGAGGCGCTCGCCGATGCGCAGCTCCTCGCTGAGCCGCTGCAGTTCGGTGTGCACGCCGATCATCAGGCGGTCCACGGCGTGCGGGTCGAGTACGTCGTCGCGGTCGGCCGGCAACGCGGCGACGATGCGGGCGGCGCGCGGATCACCCGCCTCGCGCAGCCGGCGGACCACCTCGGCCCGGCGGACGGGCAGGCGCGCTCCGCTTGCCGGGTCCGTGACGGTGATCAGGTCGGATATCTCGAGATGGGGCACGGTCGGAACCCTAACCGCACGCGGGCGGGCCGCCCTGCACTGCCGTGGGGGCGGCCCGCCCGCCCGCGCCGGATCGCGCGTCGATTCCGCCCCTTCTTCCCGCTCCCTCTTGTGTGCGACGCCCCGTCAGGCCGGGGTAAATGCGCGGCGTAGGCTGGGGGTTCCGTGCCACGGCACGTAAAAGCGGAATAAAGGAAGGCTGATCGTGCGAACTCCCCTTTCATGGCTTGCCGGCAGGTACTCGCTCGGAGCGAGGAGCGTCAGACTGGCCGCACTGGGTTCGGTCGTGGCAAGTATCGCGATCATCGTGACCGGTGGAATCGTCCGCGTCACCGGCTCCGGTCTCGGCTGCACCGATTGGCCCATGTGCACGGGAGAGACACTGGCCCCCACTGCGGAAATGGGAGTGCACGGCGCCATCGAATTCGGGAACCGGCTCCTGACCGGGGCGCTGTGCGCGGTGGTGGGCTGGGTCATCATTACCGCGCGCCTCCAGGAAAGGCCGATGCCCGCGGTCCTGCGCGGAGGCTGGGCGCAGTTCTGGATCGTCGTGCTGAACGCGGTCGTCGGCGGAGTGACCGTGTGGATGCGGCTGAGCCCGTACATCGTCGCCGCGCACTTCCTCGCCGCCACGCTGCTGCTCACCGCCGCGGTGTACACCTGGCACGCGGCGTACGCCGGCGCCGACGGCGCTGCGGATGGCGCGGGTGACGTGGGTGGCGTGGGTAGCGGAAGTGATGAGAACAGCAAGGGCGGCGAGGTCGGCCGGCCCGGCGCACCGTCCCCGCTCGCGCCGCGGTCCGCCGCGCGGATCCGGTCGCTGTCGGCGTCCCTGGTCGCGGTGACGGCCGTGCTGGTCGTCGTGGGCACGCTCGCCACCGGTTCCGGACCGCACGCGGGTGACTCCTCCGACGTTCCGCGCATGCCCTTCAACTGGACGGCCGTGACGGTGGTCCACGGCGTGCTGGCCGTGGCGGTCCTGGTCCTGGCCGGAGTATTGCTGTCCGCGCTGCCCCGGGACGGCTTCGGTGCCGCGCGCCGCAAGGCCGCCGCCTTCCTCGCCGTGCTCCTGGGTCAGGGCGTCGTGGGGCTCGTGCAGTCACTGACGGCCCTGCCCTCGCTCGTCGTGATGCTCCACCTGCTGGGTTCGGCGCTCGTGTGGACGGGAGTACTTCAGGTGCACTTCACGGTCAAGAGGGCCTCTTTCGGTCATTCCGGCCCGCCGGACGGTGCACCGCTGCCGCGTGCGCGGGGCGCCGCTACGCACGCCTGATTCACCCGGAGACCAGTGTATCTGCCATGTACTCGACAATTGGAATTCAATATTCCGTTTCCACCCGCACCTCGGCTTCCGGCCACCATGGGCGACGGCATCGAAAAAACGTTCTCGCAAATCCCCGCCACCGCTTGTTAGGTTAAAAATCAATCGAGCGGAAGGGGGTGACACAAATGAACGACCACGAGGTTGTCGAGTACGAGGCGCCCGAAATGCTGCCCATCGGCGAGTTCTCCGAGCTCACGATGTGGTACGGCTGGGCCAGCAACGACGGTGAGGGCACGGCGATCATCTGATCGCCGCGCGCAAATTCAGTTGGCTAGGGGGATTCCTTGGGTGCGTCATGGTTCATCGCTTTCCCGGAGAACGTCGATGACGCATTTCCGGTCTCCACCGGGCCGCCTGACAACACCGAAGTGCTGACGTACGCCTCGGGCCGGACATGGGTGGTCGCGAACCGCTCCCATTCCCGCCTGATTGCCGCGGAAGCCGGCGCCAGACGCCTCGCGCTGTTCGGCGAGACGAGCATCGACGCGGGGCGTCTGGCCCGCCTGCTGGCGCAGCACGACCGAGCCGCCGACCTGATGGCCGCCGCGCACGAGATCCCGGGCAGCTTCCACATCCTCCACACCGACGGCCGCTCCACCCACATCCAGGGCAGCGCCTCGGGCCTGCGCCAGGTGTTCTACACCCGTCGCCAGGACGGCTCGTACGCCGCATCCGACTCGGCCGAACCACTGGCCCGGCTGAGCGGTGCCACGCCGCGCATCGAGATGGTCGCCTGGGGGATGCTGCACCCGGGATTCGACTACGGGCTGACCCACGGCACCTACTGGCACGGGGTCCACCGGCTCCCCGCCGACCAGCGGCTGCGCATGACCGCCGACCGGGTCGAGGCCGGCACCTGGTGGCATCCCCCGGCGCCGGAGCTGTCGGTCGCCGACGGCGCACCGAGGTTACGGGCCGCGCTGGAGGAGGCGGTGGCCGTCCGGCTCGCCACGGCGCGCGGCCTCTCGGCGGACCTGTCGGGCGGCATGGACTCCACGTCCCTCTGCTTCCTCCTGGCCGGCCAGGGTGCCCGGTTCCGGTCCTTCGTCGAGCAGACCGTCGATCCCAACCACGACGACGCCCACTGGGCGCAGATCGCCGCCCGGGAGATCGACCGGCCCCTGACGGTCCTCGGCCCCGAGGACGTCCCGGGTCCGTACGACGGCATCTGGGAACCGGGCCGGGGACTCGTCCAGGACGTCCCCTACGGACTGGGCGAGCCGTACACCCTCATCCGGAACCGCGCGCGGAAGACCGCGATGTCCACGATCTTCGCCGCCACCGGCTCCGACGTGCACATCGGCGGATTCGGCGGGGACGAACTGTTCACCATCGCGCCGTCGTACTTCGGCGACCTCTACGCTCGCGCACCCCTGCGGGCGGTCCGCGGCATCCGCGACCTGGCCCGGCTGAGGCGCTGGAGCCTGCCCTCCGTCCTGCGCGCGCTGGCCCGGCAACAGACGTACCAGGGCTGGTTCGAGGAACAGCTGGGCAGTCTGCACCTGCCCCGGCCGGACGTCCTGGGCCCCGGCCTGAGCTGGGGTCCGCAGGTCCGCGTGACCCCGTGGTCGACACCCGCCAACGTCGAGGCCGTCCGCGCGGTCGCCGCCGCCGGCGATGCCGGCCGGACACCGCAGGCGGACTCCCGCTCGGTGCACACCAGCATCGCGGGACACCGCATCGGCGGACAACGGCTCGGCCCGCTGCGCGCGCTGATGGAGCACCAGGGGATCACCCTCTCGCTGCCGTACATGGACGACGCGGTACTGGAAGCCGCCCTGTCGGTCTCGCGGGCCGAGGCGCTGCCGGGCACCGGGTTCAAGCCGGTCCTGAAGGCCGCCATGCGGGTGGACGCGACGCCGGACTCCCGCGCGGGCGCGCTCTCCCGCTCCACCAAGGGCGAGTTCAGCATGTCGGTGCACCGCGGCCTGGCCCGCAACCGCCGCTCGCTCCTCGGCCTGTTCGAGGACTCGCTGCTCGCCGAGCACGGCCTGGTGGACATCGACCGGCTGCGCGCCACCCTGCGGGACACGATGCGCCCCGAGTACGAGACCAATGCGCTGGAGCTGACCGTCGCCGCCGAGGCCTGGATGCAGGCCGTCGCGGCGGCCCCGGCGCCGGCGCCCGAACTCCCCCTCCCGAACCGACGACTGGCCTCACCATGCTGAAGATCTCCCCTCACGTCGTACTCACCAGGACCGAGGACGCCGCGGTTCTCCTGGACAAGAAGTCCGGCACGTACTTCCGTATCAATCCCATGGGGACGGCGGTGTTCGAGATGCTCGCCGCCGGACGCACCCAGGACGAGGTCGTGAGCGAGCTGTCCGCACGCCACCCGGCGGCTGCCGACCGGATACCGGGCGACGTCGCGAAGCTGATCGACACCATGCGGCGCGCGAAGGTGCTGGTGTGACGTGACGCTGCCCATGACCCTGGAGCCACGCGCCCGGCTGCCCCTGCGCCGGCGGCCCCTGCCGATGCTGGCCGTCGTCGCGAGCCGCCTCCTGACCCGGCTGAGCCCGCACGCGTTGGAGCGGGTGCTGTGGCGGGCCAGCGGCGGCGCCCGCCCCGCCACCCACGCCGAGGCACTGGCCGCGCGCAGCGACGTCGTCTCCGTCAGCCGTCGCGCCGCCGGACCGTACTGCCTGGAACGCTCGATCGCCGCGGCCCTGCTGGCCCGAATGCGCGGCAGCTGGCCCGACTGGGTCTCCGGCGTCAGCCTGATGCCGTTCGCCGCGCACGCGTGGATCGAGGTGGAGGGCCGGGCGGTCGGCGAGTCCATGCGGCTGGACGCCTTCCACAAGAACATCGTCGTCTCCCGCGCCCCCGGCACGGAGCGGAGCCGCCGGCGAGACGAGCACACCTCCGAGAGTTGAGACGGACGGACACCATGGACACCAAGCGCACAGTGGAGCAACTGGCGAGCCGGGGATACGCCCTGGTACCCGGCTTCGTGACGGGCGAGGC
This genomic interval carries:
- a CDS encoding class I SAM-dependent methyltransferase, whose amino-acid sequence is MPHLEISDLITVTDPASGARLPVRRAEVVRRLREAGDPRAARIVAALPADRDDVLDPHAVDRLMIGVHTELQRLSEELRIGERLVHVLRPLFAALRATAGQRGPAEPLRLVDIGSGLGYLVRWLAATGALGPGVELVGVDLDAALVGEAERLARAEELDCRFVHGNAFDLPEAATVYVSTGVLHHFRGPALAEFFRAQATSPALAFCHFDIAATRLAPIGAWVFHRARMRHPLGRHDGVASALRAHTDETLLSAAAAPGIRPLLYEPRGLANPFCTTLRPVLGIRPHLEAPLRQAMGRASRRLVGPEQLAGTVR
- a CDS encoding heme A synthase; amino-acid sequence: MRTPLSWLAGRYSLGARSVRLAALGSVVASIAIIVTGGIVRVTGSGLGCTDWPMCTGETLAPTAEMGVHGAIEFGNRLLTGALCAVVGWVIITARLQERPMPAVLRGGWAQFWIVVLNAVVGGVTVWMRLSPYIVAAHFLAATLLLTAAVYTWHAAYAGADGAADGAGDVGGVGSGSDENSKGGEVGRPGAPSPLAPRSAARIRSLSASLVAVTAVLVVVGTLATGSGPHAGDSSDVPRMPFNWTAVTVVHGVLAVAVLVLAGVLLSALPRDGFGAARRKAAAFLAVLLGQGVVGLVQSLTALPSLVVMLHLLGSALVWTGVLQVHFTVKRASFGHSGPPDGAPLPRARGAATHA
- a CDS encoding lasso RiPP family leader peptide-containing protein, which translates into the protein MNDHEVVEYEAPEMLPIGEFSELTMWYGWASNDGEGTAII
- a CDS encoding asparagine synthase-related protein, whose amino-acid sequence is MLTYASGRTWVVANRSHSRLIAAEAGARRLALFGETSIDAGRLARLLAQHDRAADLMAAAHEIPGSFHILHTDGRSTHIQGSASGLRQVFYTRRQDGSYAASDSAEPLARLSGATPRIEMVAWGMLHPGFDYGLTHGTYWHGVHRLPADQRLRMTADRVEAGTWWHPPAPELSVADGAPRLRAALEEAVAVRLATARGLSADLSGGMDSTSLCFLLAGQGARFRSFVEQTVDPNHDDAHWAQIAAREIDRPLTVLGPEDVPGPYDGIWEPGRGLVQDVPYGLGEPYTLIRNRARKTAMSTIFAATGSDVHIGGFGGDELFTIAPSYFGDLYARAPLRAVRGIRDLARLRRWSLPSVLRALARQQTYQGWFEEQLGSLHLPRPDVLGPGLSWGPQVRVTPWSTPANVEAVRAVAAAGDAGRTPQADSRSVHTSIAGHRIGGQRLGPLRALMEHQGITLSLPYMDDAVLEAALSVSRAEALPGTGFKPVLKAAMRVDATPDSRAGALSRSTKGEFSMSVHRGLARNRRSLLGLFEDSLLAEHGLVDIDRLRATLRDTMRPEYETNALELTVAAEAWMQAVAAAPAPAPELPLPNRRLASPC
- a CDS encoding lasso peptide biosynthesis PqqD family chaperone, producing the protein MLKISPHVVLTRTEDAAVLLDKKSGTYFRINPMGTAVFEMLAAGRTQDEVVSELSARHPAAADRIPGDVAKLIDTMRRAKVLV
- a CDS encoding lasso peptide biosynthesis B2 protein, whose translation is MTLPMTLEPRARLPLRRRPLPMLAVVASRLLTRLSPHALERVLWRASGGARPATHAEALAARSDVVSVSRRAAGPYCLERSIAAALLARMRGSWPDWVSGVSLMPFAAHAWIEVEGRAVGESMRLDAFHKNIVVSRAPGTERSRRRDEHTSES